One segment of Cottoperca gobio chromosome 24, fCotGob3.1, whole genome shotgun sequence DNA contains the following:
- the smpdl3a gene encoding cyclic GMP-AMP phosphodiesterase SMPDL3A: MELLWCFVLLLCVAALLAAAPTESSYLPGTGRFWHITDLHLDPTYHLTQDPTKVCFSSKGVPVANPGLYGDFLCDSPYRLIQSAFAHMAPLTQPQDFIIWTGDSPPHVPADELSTDLVIQVISNMTRTIRQYFPNLTVYPALGNHDYWPQDQMPTSTNAVYRAAAQLWKLWLQPDALLTLSQGGFYSQLVKPGLRVLSLNTILYYGPDKVTKNLTDPAGQFEWLQRTLEKSAQSLEKVYIIAHVPVGFLPFVRNTTAVRRSHNERLVAIFREYSHVIAGHFYGHTHRDSVMVLLDQRGKPVNSLFVSPAVTPIKSVFEPYSNNPAFRVYLYNPEDYAVLDIWQYYLNLTEANEKQRSDWKLEYIMTEAFGLSDLRPQSLLQLGLSFRLPQTEAFHVYFSHFMVDYDSSVVCEGNCKLSQVCAVLYLDQLSYSRCVSQGLW; the protein is encoded by the exons GCAGGTTCTGGCACATCACTGACCTCCACCTGGACCCCACCTACCACCTGACCCAAGACCCCACCAAGGTTTGCTTCTCCTCCAAAGGAGTCCCCGTCGCCAACCCCGGCCTGTACGGAGACTTCCTGTGTGACTCTCCCTACCGCCTCATCCAGTCAGCCTTCGCTCACATGGCTCCGCTCACACAGCCACAGGACTTCATCATATGGACCGG CGACAGTCCACCTCATGTCCCTGCAGACGAGCTCTCTACAGACTTAGTGATCCAGGTGATCAGTAATATGACCCGGACCATCAGACAATACTTCCCCAACCTGACCGTCTATCCTGCGCTGGGAAACCACGACTACTGGCCTCAG GATCAGATGCCGACGTCCACTAACGCCgtctacagagctgcagctcaGCTGTGGAAGCTCTGGCTGCAGCCTGACGCTCTGCTCACTCTCTCACAAG gtggtTTTTACTCGCAGCTGGTGAAGCCTGGCCTGCGTGTTCTTAGTCTCAACACCATCCTTTACTACGGTCCTGATAAAGTCACAAAAAACTTGACGGACCCTGCTGGACAGTTCGAGTGGCTGCAGAGAACCCTGGAGAAATCTGCTCAGAGCCTGGAGAAG GTGTACATCATCGCTCACGTACCGGTGGGCTTCCTGCCCTTCGTCAGAAACACCACGGCTGTGAGAAGGAGCCACAACGAGCGGCTGGTCGCCATCTTCAGGGAGTACAGTCACGTCATTGCTGGACATTTCTACGGCCACACACACCGGGACAGCGTCATGGTGCTGCTGGACCAACGAG GTAAACCAGTGaattctctctttgtgtcaccGGCTGTCacgccaatcaaatctgtgttcGAGCCTTACTCCAACAACCCGGCTTTCCGCGTGTACTTGTACAACCCCGAGGACTACGCTGTGCTG GATATCTGGCAGTACTATTTGAATCTGACGGAAGCCAACGAGAAACAAAGATCTGACTGGAAGCTTGAATACATCATGACTGAGGCTTTTGGACTGAGTGACCTGCGGCCACagagcctcctccagctgggccTGAGCTTCAGGCTGCCGCAGACCGAAGCCTTCCACGTGTACTTCAGCCACTTCATGGTCGACTACGACAGCAGCGTCGTCTGCGAGGGAAACTGTAAGCTCAGCCAGGTGTGTGCCGTGCTCTACCTGGACCAGCTGTCCTACTCCAGATGTGTCTCACAGGGACTGTGGTAG